The Actinomycetota bacterium region CGAGGAGATCCGCAGCGCGTTCGGCGTGCGCACCGAGAATCTCGTGGTGTGGCTCACGGCACCCGACGCACGGGTTGCGGGGGATGCCGTGCGCGACTACTACCGTCGGCTTCTGGAGCAGGGGCCGCCTGATGCGCACCTCCTCAAGATCGCAGATCGTTCGGACAACCTGCGCAGCATCCAGGCGCTGGTCATGCGCACCGGCGACCGGCACCGTCGCTGGGCCGGCACCTACCTCACCCGCACCCAGTGGCAGGTGCTCCCGTTGGCCGCCGAGGCACCCTCTCCCGCGCGCGTGGCGCTGGTCACGGCGATGGCCGATCTGGCGCCCTTGGTGGAGCCCCTCGGCTTCACCGAGCCCTAACAGCACCTCCATGCGGCCGTTGCACGGCCGGGAGTTGGATTCTCCCCAGATGAGGTGGGTTCCAACACCACGACGGGAGGAGACAGTGGGCACCGTCTTCGACATGCGGAGCAGGGAGGCCGTCGACATGGATCGTGTCGC contains the following coding sequences:
- a CDS encoding bifunctional (p)ppGpp synthetase/guanosine-3',5'-bis(diphosphate) 3'-pyrophosphohydrolase, which codes for MSTGPLDPPSVGESGEALAPSAPRHLAWPRHFDTGDDVEDSWVRALAALPADDRAMLLRADAFERERHEGQTRRGSDTPYWLHPVRVAMGLMQWGVTDRDVLAAALLHDVVEDTVTTPEEIRSAFGVRTENLVVWLTAPDARVAGDAVRDYYRRLLEQGPPDAHLLKIADRSDNLRSIQALVMRTGDRHRRWAGTYLTRTQWQVLPLAAEAPSPARVALVTAMADLAPLVEPLGFTEP